Proteins encoded within one genomic window of Chroicocephalus ridibundus chromosome 7, bChrRid1.1, whole genome shotgun sequence:
- the CDCA7 gene encoding LOW QUALITY PROTEIN: cell division cycle-associated protein 7 (The sequence of the model RefSeq protein was modified relative to this genomic sequence to represent the inferred CDS: deleted 1 base in 1 codon), translating to MGERSSSSAEVGERAPAGHGGCPVPRGCQLHLPGRGRQRGKGAAGPRPPLSRPLWREPSFPGARLAAASMGLSRPQRRASSGRKNLTAFRNTKLIPMETSSSSDDSCDSFGSDNFANTKCKFRSDIREELAKIFHEASDDESFCGFSENEIQDALKLESDSEENDTRAESEAAQRRQKYALPLKVAMKFPPRRSERRKHEIEPLPENLMPDPDSDSDSEEKGAMFLEKRALNIKENKAMLAKLMAELQNVSGIFGGRKSLPTVSQGPKRLPRRSLPRSALRRNPDQSSRPHTRSRSLIEGPPTPLPEEEEDDRYVLVRRRKISDELLEHEARTPRRGHRGAMAFPHIVRPVGEITVEELNNICGSARDKVYNRAMGSTCHQCRQKTIDTKTNCRNPDCIGVRGQFCGPCLRNRYGEDVRTALLDPTWRCPPCRGICNCSFCRQRDGRCATGVLVYLAKYHGYDNVHAYLKSLKQELGMED from the exons ATGGGAGAGAGATCGAGCTCCTCAGCAGAGGTGGGGGAGCGGGCGCCGGCCGGGCACGGTGGGTGCCCGGTCCCGCGGGGGTGTCAGCTGCATCTGCCAGGACGCGGGCGCCAGCGCGGGAAaggcgccgccgggccccgccccccgctGTCCCGGCCGCTTTGGCGCGAACCTTCA TTCCCGGGTGCTCGCCTCGCCGCCGCCAGCATGGGTCTGTCGCGCCCGCAG CGCCGAGcttcttcaggaaggaaaaacttAACAGCGTTCCGAAATACGAAACTGATTCCTATGGAAACATCCTCATCCTCCGATGACAGTTGTGACAGTTTTGGTTCTGATAATTTTGCAAACACA AAATGCAAGTTTAGGTCGGATATTAGAGAAGAACTGGCAAAAATTTTTCACGAAGCCTCTGATGATGAGTCCTTCTGTGGCTTTTCAGAAAATGAGATTCAAGATGCATTG AAATTGGAATCGGATTCAGAGGAGAATGATACACGTGCTGAAAGTGAGGCCGCTCAGAGAAGGCAGAAATATGCTCTTCCTCTAAAAGTAGCCATGAAGTTTCCGCCTCGAAGATCCGAGAGGAGGAAGCATGAGATAGAACCTCTTCCCGAAAATCTGATGCCTGATCCAGATTCAGACTCTGACTCTGAAGAAAAGGGTGCtatgtttttagaaaaaagagctttaaacataaaggaaaacaaagcaatg CTTGCAAAACTAATGGCCGAGTTGCAAAATGTTTCCGGTATCTTTGGTGGGAGAAAATCATTGCCAACTGTGAGTCAA GGACCAAAGCGACTTCCAAGGCGTTCATTGCCCAGAAGTGCTTTGAGGAGGAACCCAGACCAAAGTTCTCGGCCTCACACAAGATCCAGGTCCCTGATTGAAGGTCCTCCTACTCCTTTgccagaagaggaagaggatgaccGCTACGTCTTAGTGAGAAGAAGAAAGATATCTGATGAACTCCTGGAG CATGAAGCCCGAACTCCCAGGAGGGGTCACCGTGGTGCCATGGCTTTTCCACACATTGTGCGCCCAGTTGGGGAAATAACAGTAGAAGAGCTGAATAATATTTGTGGATCTGCAAGAGATAAAGTATATAACAGGGCCATG GGATCCACCTGTCATCAGTGCCGCCAAAAAACCATAGACACCAAGACAAATTGTCGTAACCCTGATTGTATAGGAGTACGGGGCCAGTTCTGTGGGCCGTGCCTCCGCAATAGGTACGGGGAAGATGTCAGAACGGCGCTGCTGGATCCG ACCTGGAGGTGCCCACCGTGTCGTGGAATCTGCAACTGTAGCTTCTGCAGACAGAGAGATGGCCGATGTGCTACAGGTGTCCTGGTCTATCTGGCCAAGTACCATGGCTATGACAATGTCCATGCCTACTTGAAAAG tctgaaacaAGAACTCGGAATGGAAGACTGA